Proteins found in one Vallitalea guaymasensis genomic segment:
- the alr gene encoding alanine racemase, whose translation MSDIYLEVNLHNLYYNLSKIKEQLSNDTMIMAVVKGNAYGHGSVEIAKALSGDVNYFGVGLLDEGVELRKNGLELPIFLMGPTEEFDIVYENNITMSICSLNQLRKLIDWTENNKKTIKFHLKVETGMNRFGIDYDQLEEVKSLCEKATCAILEGVYSHFATTYKNNRSYVLGQKEKFDKYITFFNQHYNGLIYHICNSENTIDYKEAHYNMVRLGNALYGPCNSKKRIGLKKIADIRAKIIYSKSIKAGEHIGYGNSYKSKQDKTIGIVPMGFYCGMGLIKKPIGSKFGSVIIYYLKEIYRYLFRNKTVIFYKGKPLEILGRPNMQYTIVDITGLDDPDEIMVEIKISPIFVKENIKRTYISEVKS comes from the coding sequence TTGTCTGATATCTATTTGGAAGTTAATCTTCATAACCTTTATTATAACCTATCCAAAATAAAAGAACAATTAAGTAATGATACCATGATTATGGCAGTTGTAAAAGGTAATGCTTATGGACATGGAAGTGTAGAAATTGCAAAAGCATTAAGTGGTGATGTAAATTATTTTGGAGTAGGATTATTGGACGAAGGTGTTGAACTTAGAAAAAACGGTTTAGAACTACCTATTTTTCTAATGGGACCCACTGAAGAGTTTGATATAGTTTATGAGAATAATATTACTATGAGTATCTGTTCATTGAATCAATTAAGAAAACTGATTGATTGGACAGAAAACAATAAAAAAACGATTAAGTTTCACTTAAAAGTAGAAACTGGAATGAATAGATTTGGTATAGATTACGACCAATTGGAAGAAGTTAAGTCACTATGTGAAAAAGCTACTTGTGCCATACTAGAAGGGGTATATTCTCATTTTGCAACAACATATAAAAATAATAGGTCTTATGTATTAGGACAAAAAGAAAAGTTTGATAAATATATAACTTTCTTTAATCAGCATTACAATGGCTTGATTTATCATATATGTAATAGCGAAAATACAATAGACTATAAAGAAGCTCATTATAATATGGTAAGATTAGGTAATGCTTTATACGGTCCCTGTAATAGTAAGAAAAGAATAGGACTCAAAAAGATTGCTGATATTAGAGCCAAAATCATATATTCTAAAAGTATTAAAGCCGGAGAACATATAGGTTATGGCAATAGTTATAAATCAAAACAGGATAAAACTATAGGAATAGTTCCAATGGGATTTTATTGTGGAATGGGATTGATTAAGAAACCTATAGGTTCCAAATTCGGTTCAGTTATTATATATTATCTAAAAGAAATATATAGATATCTATTCAGGAATAAAACAGTAATATTCTATAAAGGAAAACCTTTAGAAATATTAGGGAGACCTAATATGCAATACACTATTGTTGATATTACAGGCTTAGATGACCCTGATGAGATTATGGTTGAGATAAAGATCTCGCCTATTTTTGTAAAAGAGAATATAAAAAGGACATACATTTCGGAGGTAAAGAGTTAA
- a CDS encoding lipid II:glycine glycyltransferase FemX, producing MKFVTHIDEKKFTLFNENHPNGHALQSIEWGNLKCIGEWTKELVGLEDGSGDLQASAMLLRRKLPGLSRYILYAPRGYVLDYENIDLVKEFTKELKQYAKKTKAIFVKIDPCIIYKERTIDGDIKEDGIDNTKLIESLKNMGYAHKGTNLDFEGIQPRFVFKLDVDKDKDTLFKSFHHKTRYNIRLAEKKGIEIYEGSIDDLEEFERIMRVTGSRDGFITRPLKYFKDMYNTMEKQGKMKLFMAKYNVKKALDKAISDLEKEENSKKPNEDRINKLQREIPEMTELASKNLDGIIVSGAIVLLNGKKAWYLYGASDNLYRNLMPNYLLQWHMIAYSMDCGCTLYDFRGISGNLDPNHHLYGLYRFKKGFNGDFVEYIGEFDLVVSKFYYNLWEFWVPKVKRLIRKLRKK from the coding sequence ATGAAATTTGTTACACACATAGATGAAAAAAAATTTACTTTATTTAATGAAAACCATCCTAACGGACATGCTCTACAATCTATAGAATGGGGAAACCTAAAGTGTATTGGAGAGTGGACTAAGGAATTAGTTGGTTTAGAAGATGGTAGTGGTGATTTGCAAGCATCAGCTATGCTCCTTAGAAGAAAATTACCTGGCTTATCAAGATATATTTTATATGCTCCAAGAGGATATGTTCTTGATTATGAAAATATTGACTTAGTTAAAGAATTCACAAAAGAATTAAAGCAATATGCTAAAAAAACAAAGGCGATCTTTGTGAAAATTGACCCATGTATAATATATAAGGAAAGAACTATAGATGGAGACATAAAAGAAGATGGTATAGACAACACTAAGCTCATAGAATCATTGAAAAATATGGGTTATGCACACAAGGGAACAAATCTTGATTTTGAGGGAATTCAGCCTAGATTTGTATTCAAGTTAGATGTTGATAAGGATAAAGATACATTATTCAAAAGTTTTCATCATAAAACAAGGTACAATATTAGACTTGCAGAAAAAAAGGGTATTGAAATATATGAAGGAAGTATAGACGACCTAGAAGAATTTGAAAGAATCATGCGAGTTACAGGCTCTAGAGACGGCTTTATTACGAGACCTTTAAAGTATTTTAAAGATATGTATAACACTATGGAAAAACAAGGTAAAATGAAGCTGTTCATGGCTAAATATAATGTTAAAAAAGCACTAGATAAAGCTATCAGTGACTTGGAGAAAGAAGAAAACTCAAAAAAACCAAACGAAGATAGGATTAATAAACTCCAAAGAGAAATTCCGGAGATGACAGAGTTGGCTAGTAAAAATCTAGATGGAATTATTGTTTCTGGAGCAATTGTGTTATTGAATGGGAAAAAAGCATGGTATCTGTATGGAGCAAGTGACAACTTATATAGAAATCTAATGCCTAATTATTTATTGCAATGGCATATGATAGCATATTCTATGGATTGTGGCTGCACATTATATGATTTTAGAGGTATTTCAGGTAATCTTGACCCAAATCATCACCTATATGGTTTATACAGGTTTAAAAAGGGATTTAATGGTGATTTTGTTGAGTATATAGGCGAGTTTGATTTGGTGGTTAGTAAATTTTATTATAATCTATGGGAATTTTGGGTGCCAAAAGTAAAAAGATTAATTAGAAAACTTAGGAAAAAATAA
- the dprA gene encoding DNA-processing protein DprA: MGSVMEKEHYWLWLNNIKGIGLKKIKYLLNYFDEPKYIWEATDELSEVKGLREIDRKAIIQSRNKDKIIEYYNRIKKSNINFYSIDDDLYPDNLKNIYDYPYGIYVKGDIKDDSPIIAVVGARRCTEYGREVAKLFGRELAKMGIIIISGMARGIDTAAHIGALEGGGRTYAVLGSGVNICYPKENYKLMDDISHKGALISEFPVNQIPKPGNFPLRNRIISGISDGVLVIEAAGKSGSLITADQALEQGKDVYSIPGRITDKLSEGTNNLIKMGAKMVTNIDDILDEISVSFTKEKQKNSENITLGLAEIEKIVYSCLSLEPLFIDDIHIKSNIPIDELGLILTKLELKGVIKQLPNKYFIRKL; encoded by the coding sequence ATGGGGAGTGTTATGGAAAAGGAGCACTATTGGTTATGGTTGAACAACATAAAAGGTATTGGGCTTAAAAAAATAAAATATCTATTAAATTATTTTGATGAACCAAAGTATATTTGGGAAGCCACTGATGAACTCAGTGAAGTTAAAGGCTTAAGAGAAATTGATAGAAAAGCAATTATCCAGTCTAGAAATAAGGATAAGATAATAGAATATTATAACAGAATAAAAAAGAGTAACATCAATTTTTATTCTATTGATGATGATTTGTACCCAGATAACTTGAAAAATATTTATGATTATCCCTATGGTATTTATGTAAAAGGAGATATAAAAGATGATTCTCCCATCATAGCTGTAGTTGGTGCTAGAAGATGTACTGAATATGGTAGGGAAGTTGCAAAACTTTTTGGAAGAGAATTAGCAAAAATGGGAATTATAATTATAAGTGGGATGGCAAGAGGCATTGATACTGCTGCTCATATAGGTGCACTGGAAGGTGGTGGCAGAACTTACGCTGTTCTTGGATCAGGTGTTAACATATGTTATCCTAAGGAAAATTATAAATTAATGGATGACATTAGTCATAAAGGAGCTCTAATATCTGAATTTCCAGTTAATCAAATTCCAAAACCAGGTAATTTTCCTCTAAGAAATAGAATTATTAGTGGAATAAGTGATGGAGTACTAGTTATAGAAGCTGCAGGAAAAAGTGGTTCTCTAATAACAGCAGACCAAGCATTGGAACAAGGAAAAGATGTCTATAGTATCCCTGGCAGGATAACAGATAAGCTAAGTGAAGGTACTAATAATTTAATAAAAATGGGTGCTAAAATGGTAACCAATATCGATGATATTTTAGATGAAATTTCTGTGAGTTTCACCAAGGAAAAACAAAAAAATTCAGAAAATATTACTTTAGGACTTGCAGAAATTGAAAAAATAGTGTATTCTTGTTTAAGTTTAGAACCTTTATTTATTGACGATATACATATTAAGTCAAACATACCAATTGATGAACTTGGGTTGATATTAACAAAACTGGAACTTAAGGGCGTAATAAAACAACTGCCAAACAAATATTTTATTAGAAAATTGTAG
- the topA gene encoding type I DNA topoisomerase has translation MAKNLVIVESPAKAKTIKKFLGSNYKVEASMGHVRDLPKSQLGVDVENDFEPKYITIRGKGELLKHLRKEVKKANKVFLATDPDREGEAISWHLLFSLNLADKKFYRITFNEITKNAVKNSIKQAREINMDLVDAQQARRILDRIVGYKISPLLWKKIKKGLSAGRVQSTALKLICDREEEINSFIPEEYWSLDAKLQDKDSKDKFTATFYGKSKKMKISSKEQVDEIIEYLKDKEYIVSDVKESERLKKPLLPFITSTLQQEAAKKLNFTTSKSMRIAQQLYEGIDVKGKGTVGLITYLRTDSTRISDDADKAVKEYISSSFGEEYVNNNKISSNKKSNVQDAHEAIRPTYVDIYPDDIKESLSRDQLRLYKLIYNRFVASRMKPAKYATKSIKINGGDYRFNASGSVLIFDGFLKVYNISDDKEDNQKIGNINKDSNLNLIDLSKKQHFTQPAPRYTEASLVKTLEENGVGRPSTYAPTISTIQKRGYVSKEKKNIFPTELGEIVNEIMEKYFEDIVNVKFTAALEKELDEVETGNIQWKEVLRKFYPNFYETIEYAEEKIGKIEIKDEVSDVLCDKCGRNMVIKIGRYGKFLACPGFPECRNAKPLYEKVEGVSCPKCSGEVFIKKTKKGRRYYGCENNPECDFMTWNRPTKEICPKCGTIMVEKGKYLKCNNEECNYSVLKEKEEQE, from the coding sequence ATGGCAAAGAATTTAGTAATAGTTGAATCGCCTGCAAAAGCAAAGACTATAAAAAAATTTTTAGGTAGCAATTATAAAGTTGAAGCTTCAATGGGACATGTAAGAGATTTACCCAAAAGTCAGTTAGGGGTAGACGTAGAAAATGATTTTGAACCGAAATATATTACTATAAGAGGTAAAGGAGAACTCCTAAAACATCTTAGAAAAGAAGTAAAAAAGGCTAACAAAGTTTTTCTCGCTACTGACCCTGACCGCGAAGGTGAAGCAATATCATGGCATTTGTTATTTTCTCTGAATTTAGCAGACAAAAAATTCTACAGAATAACTTTTAATGAAATAACAAAAAATGCAGTTAAGAATTCGATAAAACAAGCTAGAGAAATTAACATGGATTTGGTTGATGCTCAACAGGCTAGAAGGATACTCGACAGAATAGTCGGATATAAGATTAGCCCGCTACTATGGAAAAAAATAAAAAAAGGACTCAGTGCAGGAAGGGTCCAATCAACAGCTCTAAAACTCATTTGTGATAGGGAAGAAGAAATTAACAGCTTCATACCGGAAGAATATTGGTCATTAGATGCCAAGTTGCAAGATAAGGATTCAAAAGACAAATTCACTGCTACATTCTATGGTAAGAGCAAAAAGATGAAAATATCTTCAAAAGAGCAGGTTGATGAAATAATTGAATACCTAAAGGATAAAGAATATATTGTAAGTGATGTTAAAGAAAGTGAAAGACTAAAAAAACCACTTCTACCGTTTATTACGAGTACTCTTCAACAAGAAGCTGCTAAGAAACTTAATTTTACAACTTCTAAATCAATGAGAATAGCTCAACAGTTATATGAAGGTATAGATGTAAAGGGAAAAGGTACTGTAGGACTTATTACTTATCTACGTACTGACTCAACTCGTATATCTGATGATGCAGATAAAGCTGTAAAAGAATACATTTCAAGTAGTTTTGGAGAAGAGTATGTAAATAATAATAAAATCTCGAGCAATAAAAAGAGTAATGTTCAAGATGCCCATGAAGCTATAAGACCGACTTATGTTGATATTTATCCCGATGATATAAAAGAATCACTATCAAGGGATCAATTGAGATTATATAAGTTGATTTACAACAGATTTGTTGCAAGTAGAATGAAACCCGCTAAATACGCTACAAAATCAATTAAAATTAATGGAGGAGATTACAGATTTAACGCTTCCGGTTCTGTTTTGATCTTCGATGGATTTTTAAAAGTATATAATATCTCAGATGATAAGGAAGACAACCAAAAAATTGGGAATATTAATAAAGATTCTAATTTAAATTTAATAGATTTGAGCAAAAAACAACATTTTACTCAACCGGCACCTAGATATACAGAAGCATCATTGGTAAAGACATTAGAAGAGAATGGTGTTGGTAGACCAAGTACCTATGCACCGACTATATCTACCATTCAAAAAAGAGGCTATGTTTCAAAAGAAAAGAAGAATATCTTTCCTACAGAGCTAGGAGAAATAGTTAACGAGATAATGGAAAAATATTTTGAAGATATAGTAAATGTTAAATTCACAGCAGCGCTTGAAAAAGAACTAGATGAAGTTGAGACTGGAAATATACAATGGAAAGAAGTACTTAGAAAATTTTATCCTAATTTTTACGAAACAATTGAATACGCTGAAGAAAAAATAGGCAAAATTGAAATAAAGGATGAAGTTTCTGATGTTCTATGTGATAAATGTGGTAGAAACATGGTAATCAAAATAGGTAGATACGGTAAGTTTTTAGCATGTCCTGGTTTTCCAGAATGCAGAAACGCAAAACCTTTATATGAAAAGGTTGAAGGTGTATCTTGCCCTAAATGTAGTGGCGAAGTCTTTATTAAAAAGACTAAAAAGGGCAGAAGATATTATGGGTGTGAAAATAACCCAGAATGTGATTTTATGACTTGGAATAGACCTACTAAGGAAATATGTCCAAAGTGTGGAACTATTATGGTTGAAAAGGGCAAATATCTAAAATGTAACAACGAAGAATGTAATTATAGCGTTCTCAAGGAAAAAGAAGAACAGGAATAA
- the codY gene encoding GTP-sensing pleiotropic transcriptional regulator CodY yields the protein MSVQLLDKTRKINRLLQRTGTQRVIFTDICEVLSDILYSNALVISKKGKLLGLHNREEIGIIEELLQDKLGACIDENLNERLLNVLSTKENVNLETLGFSSNVNANNYIGIIIPIDIAGERLGTLFLYKNNASYDIEDIILSEYGATVVGLEIMRSINEENTEEIRKTTIVKSAIGTLSFSEQEAITHIFEELNGSEGILVASKIADRVGITRSVIVNALRKFESAGVIESRSLGMKGTYIKVLNDVLIEELRKL from the coding sequence ATGAGTGTACAACTACTGGATAAAACAAGAAAGATCAACAGATTATTACAAAGAACAGGTACACAAAGGGTAATATTTACCGACATATGTGAAGTGCTTAGTGATATTTTATATTCTAATGCATTAGTCATTAGTAAAAAGGGCAAATTACTAGGACTTCATAACAGGGAAGAGATTGGTATTATTGAAGAGTTGTTACAAGATAAACTAGGAGCATGTATTGATGAAAATTTAAACGAAAGACTATTAAATGTTTTATCAACAAAAGAAAATGTTAATCTTGAAACATTAGGGTTCTCTTCAAACGTAAACGCAAACAATTATATTGGAATTATTATTCCAATAGATATTGCGGGAGAAAGACTTGGAACTTTATTCCTATATAAGAATAATGCTTCCTATGACATTGAGGACATAATATTAAGTGAATATGGTGCTACTGTTGTAGGACTAGAAATCATGAGATCAATCAACGAAGAAAACACAGAAGAAATTAGAAAGACTACTATCGTTAAATCTGCAATTGGTACATTATCATTCTCAGAACAAGAAGCGATTACTCATATCTTTGAGGAATTGAATGGTAGTGAGGGCATATTGGTTGCAAGTAAAATAGCTGATAGAGTTGGAATAACTAGATCTGTAATTGTTAATGCACTTAGAAAATTCGAGAGTGCAGGAGTTATTGAATCTCGTTCATTAGGTATGAAAGGAACTTATATTAAGGTTCTTAATGACGTATTGATTGAAGAACTCAGGAAACTATAA
- the flgB gene encoding flagellar basal body rod protein FlgB — translation MISNNMYNGINILGKSLDASLMRHNVISENIANEDTPGYKRKDVKFEGLLQEALLSNNKLSDIDTNALTPQVVVDKANLSYRLDGNNVNIDTEMTELTKNQIKFNVLVDQVSNNFSRIKTVLSR, via the coding sequence ATGATCAGTAATAATATGTACAATGGAATTAATATTCTAGGCAAATCTTTAGATGCAAGTTTAATGAGGCATAATGTAATTTCAGAAAATATTGCTAATGAAGATACACCAGGTTATAAAAGGAAAGATGTTAAATTTGAAGGATTATTACAAGAAGCATTACTATCTAATAATAAATTGTCAGATATAGATACTAATGCATTAACACCACAGGTAGTTGTCGATAAAGCAAATCTAAGTTATAGATTAGATGGTAATAATGTAAACATTGACACAGAAATGACAGAACTTACAAAAAATCAGATTAAATTCAACGTTTTAGTTGACCAAGTATCTAATAATTTTAGTAGAATTAAAACAGTTTTAAGTCGTTAA
- the flgC gene encoding flagellar basal body rod protein FlgC encodes MSFFNSMNVSATGLTAQRLRMDIISQNLANVNTTKTKDGGPYKRKVLLFEEQKSNNFGSMLNDSIDNYKASGVKVSKIIEDTKPLKRVYDPSHPEAGDDGYVLMPNVNTIEEMVNMISANRSYEANVTAMNATKSMAMKSLEIGK; translated from the coding sequence ATGTCTTTTTTTAATTCAATGAATGTTAGTGCAACCGGCTTGACTGCCCAAAGACTAAGGATGGACATTATTTCACAAAATCTTGCTAATGTAAATACCACTAAAACAAAAGATGGTGGACCATATAAAAGAAAAGTTTTACTTTTTGAAGAACAAAAAAGCAACAATTTCGGTTCGATGCTTAATGATTCTATTGATAATTATAAGGCTTCAGGAGTTAAGGTATCCAAGATTATCGAAGATACAAAACCATTAAAAAGAGTATATGATCCTAGTCATCCAGAAGCTGGCGATGATGGATATGTATTAATGCCTAATGTTAATACAATAGAAGAAATGGTAAATATGATTTCAGCCAATCGTTCTTATGAGGCTAATGTTACTGCGATGAATGCGACAAAATCAATGGCAATGAAATCTTTAGAAATTGGCAAATAA
- the fliE gene encoding flagellar hook-basal body complex protein FliE, giving the protein MGIQIGDISSINNLISSGNKSKKESGQLFEDIYKAAIGLIDDTNQLQKKSEQVTTDFAAGKTDNFVDVLIASEKASVALQYTVKLRDKLLDAYNEIMRMQV; this is encoded by the coding sequence ATGGGAATTCAGATTGGGGATATTAGCAGCATAAATAATCTTATATCCAGCGGAAATAAGTCAAAAAAAGAATCTGGACAATTATTTGAGGATATCTACAAAGCAGCAATTGGGTTAATAGATGATACTAATCAGTTGCAAAAAAAATCCGAACAAGTAACTACAGATTTTGCTGCAGGAAAAACTGATAATTTTGTTGATGTTCTAATCGCATCAGAAAAAGCTTCAGTAGCATTACAATACACAGTAAAATTAAGAGATAAATTACTTGATGCATATAATGAAATAATGCGTATGCAAGTCTAA
- the fliF gene encoding flagellar basal-body MS-ring/collar protein FliF, with protein MPGFISKISDQITGFWNKFDKKQKLQIIAAVVVTVIALSILTIALNKTKMVPFVSGLEPKTTNQVKTLLQEQGIKYEVRDNASSVYVDKKRKQDAQMALDSMGIISNTGMTYKEAFNSSLSTTEAEKRAKHKLAFENELGDKISVIEDVESAVVKLVTPDQDRTIFDDVKEAKASAILTTSHELTDDQVVGIANFLASSVENLDLKNVRILNNSGKMLYYGEDIDDNGSSLNKKINYEVTMENKIEKDVLSILLGEFDDAVVTADLIIDFDAQSSIKEEYTTPEGQSKGIPSSEYHYESEGSNQTPSGVPGTDSNNGTTDYLVPNNSNSDSSTKIDKVDYDVSKTVTNETKHIGNIKYNESSVSISAKKYKIYDQALLKKQGVLDNISWEEYKAQNSESKKIAIDDDLISLVKNAANGSKVEIIGYEVPSFIPISVKKKPITDYIFIAIIVIMIALLGYAVYKGTEPVEVTEIQPELSVEDMLASTREQQDLEEIEFDDKSDTRVQIEKFVDEKPDAVAQLLRNWLNEDWE; from the coding sequence ATGCCTGGTTTTATAAGTAAAATTTCAGACCAAATAACCGGGTTCTGGAACAAATTTGACAAAAAACAGAAGTTGCAAATAATTGCAGCTGTGGTAGTTACGGTTATTGCATTGAGTATATTGACAATAGCACTTAATAAAACTAAAATGGTTCCCTTTGTTTCAGGATTGGAACCAAAAACTACTAACCAAGTTAAAACTTTATTACAAGAACAAGGGATCAAATATGAAGTTCGAGACAATGCTTCTTCGGTGTATGTTGACAAAAAGAGAAAGCAAGATGCTCAAATGGCATTAGATAGCATGGGTATCATATCAAATACTGGTATGACATACAAAGAGGCTTTTAATTCTAGTCTTAGTACTACTGAAGCAGAAAAAAGAGCAAAACACAAATTAGCATTTGAAAATGAACTAGGAGATAAAATATCAGTTATTGAGGATGTTGAGTCAGCCGTAGTTAAATTAGTTACACCAGATCAAGATAGAACAATATTTGATGATGTCAAGGAGGCTAAAGCATCTGCTATACTTACTACATCACATGAACTAACAGATGATCAAGTAGTTGGTATTGCTAACTTTTTAGCATCTTCTGTAGAGAACTTAGATCTTAAAAATGTAAGAATACTTAATAATTCTGGTAAAATGTTGTACTATGGTGAAGATATTGATGATAACGGATCAAGTTTAAACAAGAAAATCAATTATGAAGTAACAATGGAAAATAAAATAGAAAAAGATGTTTTATCTATATTATTAGGAGAATTTGATGATGCTGTAGTAACAGCAGATTTGATTATTGATTTTGATGCTCAGTCTTCTATAAAAGAAGAATATACTACTCCAGAAGGTCAATCAAAGGGAATACCTTCATCTGAGTATCATTATGAATCAGAAGGTTCAAATCAGACACCATCTGGTGTTCCAGGAACTGATTCTAATAATGGAACTACTGATTACCTTGTACCAAACAACAGTAATTCTGATAGCAGTACCAAAATAGATAAAGTAGATTATGATGTAAGTAAAACTGTTACAAATGAAACAAAACATATTGGAAATATAAAATATAATGAATCATCTGTATCAATATCAGCTAAAAAATATAAGATATATGATCAAGCACTTCTAAAAAAACAGGGTGTTTTAGATAACATATCATGGGAAGAATACAAGGCGCAGAATAGTGAATCTAAGAAAATAGCTATTGATGATGACCTTATATCACTTGTCAAGAATGCTGCTAATGGTTCAAAGGTTGAGATAATAGGTTATGAGGTTCCTTCATTCATTCCTATTTCAGTTAAGAAAAAACCTATTACAGATTATATCTTTATAGCTATTATCGTAATTATGATAGCGTTGCTAGGATATGCAGTTTATAAAGGTACTGAACCAGTGGAAGTTACTGAGATACAACCTGAATTATCTGTTGAAGATATGTTGGCAAGTACCAGAGAACAACAAGATCTAGAGGAAATTGAATTTGATGATAAATCAGATACAAGAGTTCAAATAGAGAAATTCGTTGATGAGAAACCTGATGCAGTAGCACAGTTGCTTAGAAACTGGCTGAATGAAGATTGGGAGTGA
- the fliG gene encoding flagellar motor switch protein FliG, whose protein sequence is MANRDLKGLQKAAILLIALGPEKSSKVFKHLKEEEIEQLTLEIANTRSVSPKDKEAVLQDFYEVCLAQQYIAEGGIGYAKELLEHALGSDKAKQVIGRLTASLQVRPFEFVRKTEPSQLLNFIQDEHNQTIALILSYLSPAQSAMILASLPQEKQADVARRIAEMDRTSPDVIKDVENVLERKLSSLVTQDYTIVGGVDSIVQILNSVDRSTEKNIMETLEIENTELAEEIRKKMFVFEDILSLDSRSIQTILRDVDNNELATALKGAGEEVQNTIFNNLSKRLATMIKEDMEYMGPVRLKDVEEAQQKIVGIIRKLEDAGEIVISRGGGDEIIV, encoded by the coding sequence ATGGCTAATAGAGATTTAAAAGGATTACAAAAAGCAGCTATATTGCTAATTGCTTTAGGTCCTGAGAAATCATCAAAAGTTTTTAAACATCTAAAAGAAGAGGAAATTGAACAATTGACTCTTGAAATAGCAAATACGAGAAGTGTTTCTCCAAAAGACAAAGAAGCTGTATTACAAGATTTTTATGAGGTATGTTTAGCTCAACAATATATAGCAGAAGGTGGAATTGGTTATGCCAAAGAGCTTCTTGAACATGCTCTTGGTTCTGATAAAGCGAAACAGGTTATTGGAAGACTTACTGCATCATTACAAGTTAGACCTTTTGAATTTGTTAGAAAGACTGAACCTAGTCAACTTCTTAACTTTATTCAAGATGAACATAACCAGACAATTGCACTTATCTTATCGTATTTAAGTCCTGCTCAATCAGCAATGATACTTGCTTCGTTACCACAAGAAAAACAAGCAGACGTAGCTAGGAGAATAGCTGAAATGGATAGAACATCGCCAGATGTCATAAAGGATGTAGAAAACGTGTTAGAGAGAAAACTATCTTCATTAGTTACTCAAGATTATACAATTGTCGGTGGTGTCGATTCTATTGTTCAGATATTAAATTCTGTTGACAGATCTACAGAAAAGAACATTATGGAAACATTAGAAATCGAGAATACAGAACTTGCTGAAGAAATCAGGAAGAAAATGTTCGTATTTGAAGATATCTTATCACTTGATAGCAGATCAATTCAGACTATACTTCGTGATGTGGATAATAATGAGTTAGCAACAGCATTAAAAGGTGCAGGAGAAGAAGTACAAAATACTATATTTAATAATTTATCTAAGCGTTTAGCAACTATGATAAAAGAAGATATGGAATATATGGGACCTGTTAGACTTAAAGATGTAGAAGAAGCACAGCAAAAGATTGTTGGTATAATCAGGAAATTAGAAGATGCTGGTGAAATTGTTATCTCTAGAGGTGGAGGTGACGAGATAATTGTCTAG